The Hemitrygon akajei unplaced genomic scaffold, sHemAka1.3 Scf000153, whole genome shotgun sequence genome contains a region encoding:
- the LOC140724031 gene encoding ribonuclease inhibitor has product MKPVSAALNNLECKIEKLRLERVGLTDSGAEDLASALRTNPSLMELYLGNNKLGDTGVKLMSVGSRNPECKNTETAAGESRSHRIWCRGSRLRSQYKPITDGAATE; this is encoded by the exons ATGAAACCGGTGTCGGCGGCACTAAACAACCTGGAGTGTAAAATagagaaactgcg gctggagagagtcggtctcacagattctggtgccgaggatctcgcctccgcacTCAGAACAAACCCGTCACTGATGGAGCTGTACCTGGGTAATAATAAGCTTGGAGATACCGGAGTTAAACTGATGTCTGTGGGTtcgaggaacccggagtgtaaaaatacagaaactgcg gctggagagagtcggtctcacagaatctggtgccgaggatctcgcctccgctctcaatacaaacccatcactgacggagctgcaaCTGAGtga